Below is a genomic region from Pantanalinema sp..
CTCTTCTACAAGAACCACGGCCCCAGCTCGGGCGGCAGCCTGCGGCATCCCCACATGCAGATCGTGGGCCTGAACGACATCGACTACCGCGACCGGCTGTCCGAGGCGCACTTCGAGGGGATCTCGATCCGCGAGGAGGAGGGGGTCTCGTTCAACCTCTCGACCCAGCCGCGCATGGGCTTCTTCGAGTTCAACGTGCTGTTGCATGAGCTGCACGACCTGAACGCCCTCGATCGGATGGCCGACCTGGTCCAGATGGCGACGCACCACGTCCTGAACCACTTCCACTACCCCTGCAACAGCTACAACCTCTTCTTCTACGAGCGCGGTCCGGGGATCGCGGTCAAGGTCGTGCCCCGCTTCGTCGTCTCGCCCCTCTTCGTGGGCTTTTCGATCCCGCAGGTGTCCAACCGGCTCGAAGAGGTGGCCGCCGATATCCGGCATCACCACTTCAGATGAGGCCGGCATCTCGGGGATCGTGGGCGCTTCTCGCGTCGATCGTCCTGCACGGAGGCGGCCTGTGGGCAGGCTTCCACGGCCTGACCCCGAGCAGCGTCTCCCCGCACGCGATCATCCCCGTGGTGCTTCGCGACCTTCCCCAGGCTCCGGTCCCCAGGCCCCAGCGCCCCGAGCCGCCCGCAGAGCGCCCTCGGTCCACGCCGGTTCAAGCGCGGACGGTGGCGCCGCCCAGGCCGGCTCGCCAACCCGCCATGCGGCCATCGACCCGTTCAA
It encodes:
- a CDS encoding DUF4931 domain-containing protein, with the protein product MARKTHLCFDSHIGRLKPENIRNREASCPLCDRDQLSEILAEEGPIIWVKNKFPVLKEAFQTVLIETDACEAELSEYDPAHLHRLFRFGVDRWREMIDSGEYASVLFYKNHGPSSGGSLRHPHMQIVGLNDIDYRDRLSEAHFEGISIREEEGVSFNLSTQPRMGFFEFNVLLHELHDLNALDRMADLVQMATHHVLNHFHYPCNSYNLFFYERGPGIAVKVVPRFVVSPLFVGFSIPQVSNRLEEVAADIRHHHFR